A portion of the Magnolia sinica isolate HGM2019 chromosome 17, MsV1, whole genome shotgun sequence genome contains these proteins:
- the LOC131230329 gene encoding glutathione S-transferase-like isoform X2: protein MAVPKVYGEVLSTAMQRVLACLYEKHLEYELVPVNMAAGDHKKEPFLSLNPFGQVPAFEDGDLKLFESRAITQYVAHSYPEKGTELIYQDPKRMATIGMWMEVEAHHFDPVASKLVRELIFKPMFGMAVDSALVTEYEAKLSQVLDVYESRLEQNKYLGGDYFSLADLHHLPCMQCLMGTPVKELFYARVHVGAWCNDLLDRPAWNKVIELTNDA, encoded by the exons ATGGCGGTTCCAAAAGTTTACGGGGAAGTGCTTTCGACGGCCATGCAACGAGTTCTCGCTTGCCTATACGAGAAGCATCTCGAGTACGAGCTCGTGCCCGTCAACATGGCAGCCGGGGACCACAAAAAGGAGCCATTTCTCTCCTTAAAC CCATTCGGTCAGGTTCCTGCGTTCGAAGACGGGGATCTCAAGCTCTTTG AATCAAGGGCGATAACGCAGTACGTAGCTCATAGTTACCCTGAGAAAGGAACGGAGCTGATCTATCAGGATCCAAAGAGGATGGCAACGATTGGAATGTGGATGGAGGTGGAGGCCCACCATTTTGACCCTGTGGCTTCTAAGCTAGTAAGGGAGCTGATATTCAAGCCCATGTTCGGCATGGCCGTCGACTCAGCCCTGGTGACCGAGTACGAAGCGAAGCTGAGTCAGGTGCTGGATGTCTACGAGTCGCGACTCGAGCAAAACAAGTACTTGGGTGGAGACTACTTCAGCTTGGCTGACTTGCATCACCTCCCTTGCATGCAATGCCTGATGGGCACACCTGTTAAGGAGCTGTTCTACGCGCGCGTGCATGTGGGTGCATGGTGCAATGACCTTTTGGATCGACCAGCTTGGAACAAGGTCATAGAGTTGACGAACGATGCCTAG
- the LOC131230330 gene encoding glutathione S-transferase-like — MAAGDHKKEPFLSLNPFGQVPAFEDGNLKLFESRAITQYVAHSYPEKGTELIYQDPKRMATIGVWMEVEAHHFDPVASKLVRELIFKPMFGMAVDSALVAEYEAKLSQVLDVYESRLEQNKYLGGDYFSLADLHHLPCMQCLMGTPVKELFYARVHVGAWCNDLLARPAWNKVIELTNDT, encoded by the exons ATGGCAGCCGGGGACCACAAAAAGGAGCCATTTCTCTCCTTAAAC CCATTCGGTCAGGTTCCTGCGTTCGAAGATGGGAATCTGAAGCTCTTTG AATCAAGGGCGATAACGCAGTACGTAGCTCATAGTTACCCTGAGAAAGGAACGGAGCTGATCTATCAGGATCCAAAGAGGATGGCAACGATTGGAGTGTGGATGGAGGTGGAGGCCCACCATTTTGACCCTGTGGCTTCTAAGCTAGTAAGGGAGCTGATATTCAAGCCCATGTTCGGCATGGCGGTCGACTCAGCCCTGGTGGCCGAGTACGAAGCGAAGCTGAGTCAGGTGCTGGATGTCTACGAGTCGCGACTCGAGCAAAACAAGTACTTGGGTGGAGACTACTTCAGCTTGGCTGACTTGCATCACCTCCCTTGCATGCAATGCCTGATGGGCACACCTGTTAAGGAGCTGTTCTACGCGCGCGTGCATGTGGGTGCATGGTGCAATGACCTTTTGGCTCGACCAGCTTGGAACAAGGTCATAGAGTTGACGAACGATACCTAG